From the genome of Dermacentor andersoni chromosome 3, qqDerAnde1_hic_scaffold, whole genome shotgun sequence:
gactgtgtggcgtggggtcgccgttattgtcaagctcactactactactgttgctgctgctgtcgtcatgactgtcatcgcctgactcgtcgccttcagaaaggcgaaggttgtgcaacacagcacatgccgcggcaatgttggctgcacgttccggctcgtagaggagggtgcgatatcgctgaagacagcggaaacggctctttaagagcccaatgcacctctcctctacggaacgcatggcggcatgtgctgtgttgtactgcccctcggctgtgtgcactggaggatggccaggaaccggggtcaggagccacggctccaaggggtagccactgtcacctgcacaaagatggaaatagtacattgagtactccgctgacgagaggcaagttgtcaactgaggaaagctacagcatcattcaacaaaggtagacttcagggttgcaagtcccaagtaaaagcatgagttgagcatgtccatacccgtcacaaactcttaaccaatttacaagtgtgcgcggtgcctgccacaaacaagaaatcaacacttgttggtgctatcaatgacagtagtagcagtaatgtgtgttcatttcttctgcttctggcagtcactgggtgcagaaagcactaatacgtgttgctttcgtcagctcctcgcagacacataatgtgcttgtaacttaacacttcgaacattgccaatcgtggcagtcaatgtcttaattttctttttttactccggaattactgatgttcttgtggtttggttaaaagtttgggttggagcggacacggcgttctgcgctgctgaagcgtgactgcgccaaaaaaaaatgtttttttctcaccgaggaggtattccccggcattcacgatgcgccccgcttggaaccgccggcgcaaccatgtcgtccgccagacaaaagcgtcgtggtccgaccccggtcgcatagggtccaaggccaagattttcatgtccgcgtcgcagatctgaggtaaaacgtaaaccagagaaagtgcccgttggcaagagcaacgtaactttcaaaaaggatcgcagaaaacgtgagttttacttacgaacatgcagttgagggcgtagtatcccttgcggcacatgaacacagcattgcgctcacccttgggtgcgataatggctatgaggctgccgtctacgaatccgatgacgccggggataacgccgcgccgaaggaaaccctccttcacggctgcctcggctgtctttggaaaatggacccacttgttgcgggcccctgcgttcacgacagcctctgccacacgtcgcacgcactcgctcaccgtcgactgcgacacacggatcgtttcctcgctcccaacggacgcttggaagctcccggtagcaaagaagcgcagcgcacacaacactttccgctccaccgacagtcccgtcgctcgctcagcttctagttccgccgccagttcctcgcacaacaaccgcaccgttcccttcgagaggcgaaaacgccgtcgaaaatggtcatccggcatgtcaaacgcgtcgtctggctctccctgttcacgtcggcgacggcgaagagccacggccatagcggtcagaggggcggccatttttttcatgccttcggaaacgaccctgcctctggccgttccaaaaatccgtgccttttgctccgcataatgagtgcctcaacgtcacgatgacgattacagtttttgcgggttcctgacgtcgcgtgattgacagacaaaatgggcgcggcccggtcattttcgaccaatggctgctcagtgatggcggcaaaaggcatggaaaaagtaatagaattcctacaaaatcgcaccctaGAACCCTCTAGGAGGCGGACGTTCAGTTGTAGAGTTCATTAAAATGTACAGCTGACTATGTGAGAAAAATTTGGAAACTATATGTTAAATATATTACGTATTTAGGGCTGGAGGCAAATTTAAAAATTGTAGCCCGTGAGATTTCCAGGCATATGAATTTGAATTGAATTATCGATAGTAGGCCAGTTTCAGTATTGGTTTCCCAAACGTGCGGAGCAATCAAGTGGTCTTCGGTTATTTTGGTGCTTCAATGCAGAAGAACCTTACCTCCTAAAAGTTGTGTTGAACTTCTGCTTCAGAGGTATCGCTAATTATTCCGTTATCCATTCTGATTTTTTGCGCATACAGTGTCCGTTTCTACGACTTCACTATACATGTTCCCGCAATCAGCCACGAACGATTGGTTAAAATCTCATTAGCGAATACAAAAACAGCCCTGTCCTGTTGTCATTACACAAACGAGCGACGATTAGACTAGCATATGTCTCGGATGTTTGTCAACTTTAGCTTCCTTTCCCAAATGTGGTACTCCTGATTAGACTGTTCATATTCTTGTAAGTCAAATATCGATGCAACACACGTGTCAATGGGTACACAAAGTAAAATATGTCCGCCACTACGTGGTGGAATTGGAGGCAAAAATACGGGAAGTATGCCGTATTTCAATAATACGGCAAAAGCTTCCGCTATTATACAGAAATTACTCCCCGTTTTAATTTTTTACGCACATTTCACCGTAATATTACAGTGGCTCCACTGTTTTGCACGAAATAGACGGAATTCCgcatttttgttatgcgaacatatGTATTTTTGCGAGGAAAACTATACACACTGTCTTTTGAGAGCTCGTACTCAAAAAAGTTTCAgcaaacaatattttattgaacatgtAAACTctacgcattatgaagatacaTACGTGGTGTGAGCTAGCTTTGTAGTAAAGGCCGCAataccaaatatatatatatatatatatatatatatatatatatatatatatacgcatcctcTATTTCGGTCGTAGTTTGCCGCGCATACGGGCCTTGTAACGTTGATTATATGCCCAAATTTATGCGTGTGTTAACGCTATAATAGTGCTTattgacgcatcgcagtgcactgcattgcaacactaaggtttgctatccccagtagcAAACCGTCTGTTTGATCTCCCTGCGTTCTTCTTCTGGCATTCTCTATATCTTTGTATAAAATGCACTGCCTTGTGGGAGAGATAGCGTTCTCCTCTTTCTGAATTCAATTATTTGCCAAGCAATTATTTTACGGTCCCGGTAACTACAGCCAAAATGCGATAACGAAAGCGATTctgtttttttctccttgctcACAAAATGCGGCACCAGGGGACAACGCGCGCGGCGCTTCTCTTAAGGAAGGGTAGTCAAAACTGTACATATacacgcgatggaagacggcgggTTTTCTTCCCGCTTTCTTCCCATGTGCGCGGGAAATTGAGATGGAAAACTAGCCGCGATCATCGGCGCCCCTGGGGCGCGGTTGTGCAGTGCGCAGCTGCTGCTAGAGTGCAACGCCGTCGTCGGGCCTTCCATGCCACTTTCCTTGGATCTTTTGCGTGACGAAAGACTGCGTGCCAGATTGAGCTGCAATCATCAGcttccctcgcgcgctttcactcacgCCTACATCATGCGGCGCACGCTGGCgtcgacaacgacgacgacgacaaaaatgcacctggagtgttccTATAATTGCAATTGCAATAAAAGTTGGAGACATGATACGATTCGGCGTCCTACAGGGTGTCAGACACAATCCCAATCGCCGAACGCCATATCGATcaccgaatcgtaccgtgtgtctcctactTCACAGCAGCATGTTCAGGGCGTGATCATTACGCGTGAAAAGAACGAAAAAACACTCGTTTGGAAAAGTTGGGGCGGCGTTAATTACGCGAGCACGTTCATTATGTGGTTAAATGCGATAGATGTtgtgtcctgttttttttttctacagcttcttagttaaacgtCTGAACAGTGAATACAACTTGACTTTTTGCTCGGTTTTTCTTGATTGCGCGCCTGCTGCAAAACAATTTAGCTTAAAAACTCTTGCACCATACGAAAAGAATCACTTGAAGCAGCTATAGTCACAAACAACACGCATGACCTGAGCATGAAAATTCTAATATTGTTTTTCGATCTACAGGACATCGCAAAtattatgcaccaagatttagaaatatgtaaatacCATGTAGCTAGACAAGGCCAAGGTAATGTTGCCTGACGTCGCATGGAGATAATAGATTATATTTTCCATTCTGGCTAATTGCATTATTGCTCCTAATTAGTCAATAAACTTCTGAAATGTAATAATGAAATGCACAGTGCAGGTGAGAGAACTCAGGTTTCTGTTGCTCATTGTGTGCTAGGTAAAAGTGTTTTGCAAGAAAGAAGCCTCGAAATACACGTAAAATGCCATGTGTAGCCAGTCACGCGCCAATTTTGCGTCGCAAAGCTACGAATAGAAATTAAATGAGGTATTTAAAAAAATACTTCAATCAGAATATTAttcttctttatgcagcctgtggagacaaggttttcATGGGATGATCATGGCCCTCAAGACAGATGCCGAGACCACAGCAGTTGAAAGCAGAAGCGAAGACCAGACACAGTTGTTCGCCCAGTGAACGTGAAAAGGTTTTCTAGGGCACAAGTCTAATTCGGTGCCACCACACTTCTCCTGCACTTTTTCTGCCTACTTAGTTAACCAGGTAGGTCAAAGAATGCAAAGGGAAAGAGAATAAACGGCTTAAAACATAGAACTTGCTCAGGCTCAATGCAGTTTAGGAGTGAATTTCTTCTCTTATCATTAGCAAAAAAAACAGTAAATAAGTAGGTGGCATGGTCTTCATATGGATACCTCATTCCATTAAAGTATTAGCAGTAAAAAACAGCTTTAGAAGGCTTCCATATCGGTCAGAATGATTTGGCGTAGATAATATAATGATGGTGAAAGTTTCTGGTGACAGTAGTGGTAGTAGACTGAATAATCAAAGAGTTTAGATTTAGATTTGAAGACAGATTTCATTCcactgccagaattttaaatcatcccaataTTTCTTGTGGTTGATAGTCTATGCGTGTCGAGCGACTGTGTTTACTGATATAGTGCTTATTGCATAGTTCTTGCTGATACCGTTCCTATGCTGCATGATTCACTTGTTTACATGTCCTGTTTTTCCCGCGCAAGCAAATTTGTGttcatcataagaaaccttgtaGATGATTTCCGGTAAAATGGTGATGAGATCAGAAGACTGCAGGCACCGTATACttctgctaagcaagttcttgctACCATCTACAACGCTATTTGCGAAAACGAATTTGCCTAATTTTAGAAAGCAGTCAATTTAAAACCTGTCAACTGATATCGCTGACAATGCATGCACCTTctaactgaaataaataaaaataaatatagcaccaagtGCACGAATCGCTGGCATGATGCCCTTCTTTCAGTCGGGAAATCTGGAATCATTTATATTTGAGACTATTAAATACCTCATGGGGGTTGCGACGTGAAATATACATGTTGCATTTATTCCGCATTTTCTTTACTATAAGACCGGATGaggcttaaacagcagtgaaaacaCTGCGATCACAgcacttaatactttatattgttCCAGAAATCAGTTTCGGTGCCAACGGCAGCATCCCAGACTAGCAATTTTCGACATAAAATGTtcgacagaaggcacataacacttagggtGGGGCTACTCGCTTTGTTTATTTGGGAATGAAGATCATagtgtacatgttatggccctacagGTCATTACCTTTAAGCAACAAAAAAAGAGAGTTgtgttttgcaaaactgcatggatgATCTTAACTGTGCGCAGCTTAAATTATGAACCTTCACAAATGATAATAAATGCAACCCCACAGTTTTACGCTATAAAGGTGCACTAGTTTACACTGAGTACAGTGTTCACCTCATCGCGGCTCAGGTGGTGATTCaggttcttcaaaggtgtttcattgtattaGACGGGACATAGCGCTTCACTCATTCGCAGAATGGTagattccaattgtgtcataatAAAAATTCATTAGAGAGCTTTATTTTAGCTTTGCCTAAATGTATTACAGCTGTGTACCGGTAAACTGCCGGCACCTTGCAGTAACTATAGCTTGTGGAAATGCGATTgcaactgccatattatatgtaactgctagtgaaTAGGCATCGACAACAGCAATGGGTAAAGTACACTTGTTTCTTGTACTCAGGACTATGCGTCCTCCACCAGAAAATAGTTTTTCCCTCCTCTATTCTCAGATTGAAATATGAATTCGGGTGTAATTCGTAGGGtgtactcttgcataaacttcataagcATTTCTCCTGGTCAGTGCCACAGACCATTGTTGCTACGCCTGTAAAAGCAGGACGCGCGTTTACAACATCCGTAGAGAACGGTCTGTGAACGGTTAACGAACAGTAAACATAATCAGTAATAAAATAAGTTTTGGTGATATTCAACAACTTTACCGCTCTTgccttccactgtggtgtttttgcAAAACGTTAGACCGCAGGATGTCATTCTGCATGAAAAGGTGCATTCGTGCGCATAACAACTCATCGGCAacgttctgctgcacagaatgtcatgagCTTTCGTATGCATCGGTCACCATCTCACAAACCGGCTACTCCTTTGTTAGTTTGAACGCAGCATTTATTTAAAGCATATTCGGTAttctaacaaaaagaattgtgccctCTGATTCGCTAACTCTAACATACCCTAATCCCTATGATCCCCTAATTTAGCAAGCTTTCCGGAtgacttgaatcagtattgtTCAATGCTCATTGTTTCTTTCACTTAATGTTACCAAACTTCGCTTTGGTTGTGGTAACAAGTATAATGTACTGTTCTTAGTCCTGCCAACATATATATCGTGTAGGCATCTGCGTTGATACAAAGATCAGAAAATTGTTTGGCAGGAACCAAGGTCCATTTAAACCATTAAATTTTAAGTTTACACATTTGGATATTATGGCTAAATAAATGCCTCCCCAGGAGAACTGGCGTTACAATATTCttcttgccaaaaccactttctgagtatgaggcacgccgtagtggaggactccgaaaatttcgaacacctggggttctttaatgtgcacccaaatctaagttcactaatgttctcgcatttcgcccccatcgaacagCATTTGAACTTAGAGTTGTTTAATAAATTACTAATTTCCCTGTTCATGAAAAGCAAATGTTTCACATGGAGACAGATACTTGAAGCGATCAACATCAGCATGATTACAACCAGCGCTCAATGTTtcgcaatcttgcacctggttattaTATTGCCCATCCCATTTTTTCACAGGTTGTTCATTAATGTTTTACGGTCATTCCCAGTTTGATGTTGATGTTCTTACTTTTTAAAGCTTGTTAAATATATATTTTATTCATCGGCTTTTAATAAAATGTGTATTCATATTgcgccttcatttaccatttccGCGGACCTTAACCAGACGCATCtcgatacaaaatttattttccttaattcttcgttgcTTTTTTCCAAATGTGCAAACTGCTTATCTTAATTGCTATTTCGAATTTTGGGTAGACTGCATCCACTGCATTAATGATTGCTTACAAgtgtacatcgttttctgtt
Proteins encoded in this window:
- the LOC129384161 gene encoding putative nuclease HARBI1; translation: MCRKGYYALNCMFICDADMKILALDPMRPGSDHDAFVWRTTWLRRRFQAGRIVNAGEYLLGDSGYPLEPWLLTPVPGHPPVHTAEGQYNTAHAAMRSVEERCIGLLKSRFRCLQRYRTLLYEPERAANIAAACAVLHNLRLSEGDESVKEP